The Acidobacteriota bacterium DNA segment CGCTGCCGTTCGTGGAGAACAATCTCAGCGCGGTGATCTTCCACGATATGGGGAACGTGTTCGATACGGCGGGCGACATGTGGCCGGGACTATTTCGCTCCAAGCAACCGAACCGCAGCCAGTGCGAGCTGCTCACGCTGACCACGAGTTGCGATTTCAACTACATGTCGCACGCGGTGGGTGCGGGCGTCCGCTACAAGACGCCGATCGGTCCGGTGCGCTTCGACTTGGGCTACAACCTGAATCCGCCCACGTTCCCCATCCGCAGGGAGGGGCGTTCGGACACGCTCGCGCATTTCAATTTCTTCTTCTCCATCGGGCAGACCTTCTGAGCATGAGGATGCGCCGCCGCCAACTCGCCGTGCTGCTTGCCTTCGCGGCGCTGTGCGCCAGCGCGTGCGGCGCCGAGACCATGGAGCGCATCGTGGTGGTGGTGGACAAGGGCCTGATCCTGGCCAGCCAGTGGGAGCAAAGCGTGCGCTACGAGGCGATGCTCGAGGGCAAAGACCTGCGATCGGTGACGGCGGCGGAGCGCGAACGCACGCTCGACCGCCTGATCGATCAGGAGCTGCTGCGGCAGCAGATCGCCGGCAGCACGTATCAACCGGTATCCGCGGATGAGGTGGCGGGCAAGGTGAGCGAGGTGCGGCGGCAACTGCTTCCCGGCGGCGATGACGCGGGCTGGAACGCCGAGCTGGCGCGCTACGGACTTACGGAGGAAGATGTGCGCGAGCACGTGGCGGAGCAACTCGACATCCTGCGCTACATCGAGGCGCGCTTCCGTCCGTCGATCC contains these protein-coding regions:
- a CDS encoding SurA N-terminal domain-containing protein → MRMRRRQLAVLLAFAALCASACGAETMERIVVVVDKGLILASQWEQSVRYEAMLEGKDLRSVTAAERERTLDRLIDQELLRQQIAGSTYQPVSADEVAGKVSEVRRQLLPGGDDAGWNAELARYGLTEEDVREHVAEQLDILRYIEARFRPSIRVDRRTVEAYYKNTFIPQVQARGGQPPPLAQTSAGIEEILVQQGIDDLLAAYLKNLRAQVRIRRMDEPAVKEARHDD